The following proteins come from a genomic window of Rhodobium gokarnense:
- a CDS encoding NapC/NirT family cytochrome c produces MKRGAVIAVVALLVGGVGGLAVAGVGATVIHETSTNAFCTVCHEMTWPEETYRESVHFTNASGVQAQCKDCHLKGDPWPAYVWQKATFGARDVWYHLWGTIGEEKDYQARRQEMAETVWNWLQETDSATCQGCHTPESMVAAAAKQSEIASDTHEGARASGMTCIACHQGVGHGITP; encoded by the coding sequence ATGAAGCGCGGAGCCGTTATCGCCGTTGTGGCGCTGCTGGTTGGCGGGGTTGGCGGCCTTGCCGTTGCCGGCGTGGGCGCCACGGTGATCCATGAGACCAGTACCAATGCGTTCTGCACCGTGTGCCACGAAATGACCTGGCCGGAAGAGACCTACAGGGAGAGCGTCCATTTTACCAACGCATCGGGCGTCCAGGCCCAGTGCAAGGATTGCCACCTGAAAGGCGATCCCTGGCCGGCCTATGTGTGGCAGAAGGCGACCTTCGGCGCGCGCGACGTCTGGTACCATCTGTGGGGCACGATCGGCGAGGAAAAGGACTACCAGGCGCGTCGACAGGAGATGGCCGAGACCGTCTGGAACTGGTTGCAGGAAACCGACTCCGCGACCTGCCAGGGCTGCCATACGCCGGAATCCATGGTCGCGGCCGCGGCCAAGCAGTCCGAAATCGCCAGCGACACCCATGAGGGCGCGCGGGCCTCGGGCATGACCTGCATCGCCTGCCACCAAGGGGTCGGACACGGCATCACGCCGTGA
- a CDS encoding DUF4089 domain-containing protein, whose translation MPNDKTARATMTEDREKWDAYMEAAMGLLGLEVRPEWREAVISHLIANAGAAGAVAAFKAPESCLPAPEFDPRSTSADNSPKS comes from the coding sequence ATGCCGAACGACAAGACCGCGAGGGCGACGATGACGGAAGATCGCGAAAAGTGGGACGCCTATATGGAGGCGGCCATGGGGCTCCTCGGCCTTGAGGTCCGGCCGGAATGGCGCGAGGCCGTCATTTCCCATCTCATCGCCAATGCCGGTGCCGCGGGCGCCGTTGCCGCGTTCAAGGCGCCGGAGTCCTGTCTGCCCGCGCCGGAATTCGACCCCCGCAGCACTTCCGCCGATAACAGCCCGAAAAGCTGA
- a CDS encoding anthranilate synthase component I produces MSASDKEFTTAGGITVRRTQAEIAYGEATRAWIDRLDTMRGAVFSSNYEYPGRYTRWDVGFVNPPLVLTTSGRQVAIEALNARGAVLIAPIAEALKDMPEAADFAADDRSVRITIKAPEGRFSEEDRSRQPTVFSVVRRLVALFGNDEDENFGFYGAFGYDLAFQFEPIPMKLERPDDQRDMVLYLPDEVLVVDHYGRRATVLSYDVAYGGNSSAGLARDGVETPFAVDDSDPGRGDHEPGEYADVARTALPYFQRGDLFEVVPGQTFYERCTTPPSAIARRLTEINPAPYAFFINLGAAEYLVGASPEMFVRVTGGRRVETCPISGTIRRGRNAIEDEAQIRKLLNSAKDEAELTMCSDVDRNDKSRVCVPGSVRVIGRRQIEMYSRLIHTVDHIEGLLRDGMDALDAFLSHAWAVTVTGAPKRWAMEFIENQEKSPRSWYGGAIGMVHFNGDLNTGLTLRTIRIKNGIAEIRAGATLLYDSVPEDEERETELKAEAMRAAVREAAKAGTAATAEARKPVGDGVTILLVDHEDSFVHTLANYFRQTGAKVVTLRSPVDDAAFEEIQPDLVVLSPGPGSPTDFNCAETIGLARKRELPVFGVCLGLQALAEAFGATLGQLAIPVHGKPSVIKLAPQSTLFAGLGETATVGRYHSLHAVRETLPPEIDVTAVTDDGVVMAIEHREAPIAAVQFHPESIMTLEGDTGYRIIENAIGGLVKR; encoded by the coding sequence ATGAGCGCATCCGACAAGGAATTCACCACCGCCGGCGGGATCACCGTCCGACGGACCCAGGCAGAGATCGCCTATGGGGAGGCTACCCGGGCGTGGATCGACCGTCTCGACACCATGCGCGGGGCGGTTTTTTCGTCGAACTACGAATATCCCGGTCGCTATACGCGCTGGGACGTCGGCTTCGTCAATCCGCCGCTGGTGCTGACGACGAGCGGGCGGCAGGTCGCCATCGAGGCGCTGAATGCGCGCGGTGCGGTGCTCATCGCGCCGATCGCCGAGGCGCTGAAGGACATGCCCGAGGCGGCGGACTTTGCTGCCGACGACCGCTCCGTGCGGATCACCATCAAGGCGCCCGAGGGCCGGTTCTCCGAAGAGGACCGCTCGCGACAGCCGACCGTCTTTTCCGTCGTGCGCCGGCTCGTTGCCCTTTTCGGCAATGACGAGGACGAGAATTTCGGCTTCTACGGCGCCTTCGGCTACGACCTCGCCTTCCAGTTCGAGCCGATCCCGATGAAGCTGGAGCGCCCCGACGACCAGCGCGACATGGTGCTTTACCTGCCGGACGAGGTGCTGGTGGTCGACCATTACGGGCGCCGGGCGACCGTCCTCTCATACGATGTCGCCTATGGCGGCAATTCCTCGGCGGGGCTTGCCCGCGACGGCGTCGAGACGCCCTTTGCAGTCGACGACAGCGATCCGGGACGCGGCGACCATGAGCCGGGCGAATATGCCGATGTCGCCCGCACCGCCCTTCCCTATTTCCAGCGCGGCGATCTCTTCGAGGTCGTGCCCGGCCAGACCTTCTACGAGCGCTGCACGACGCCGCCCTCGGCGATCGCCCGGCGGCTGACGGAGATCAACCCGGCTCCCTACGCCTTCTTCATCAATCTCGGCGCGGCGGAATATCTGGTCGGCGCCTCGCCGGAGATGTTCGTGCGGGTCACCGGCGGGCGGCGCGTGGAGACCTGCCCGATCTCCGGCACGATCCGGCGCGGGCGCAACGCCATCGAGGACGAGGCGCAGATCCGAAAGCTCCTTAACTCGGCCAAGGACGAGGCGGAGTTGACCATGTGCTCCGACGTCGACCGCAATGACAAGAGCCGGGTCTGCGTGCCGGGCTCGGTGCGCGTCATCGGCCGACGGCAGATCGAGATGTATTCGCGCCTCATCCATACCGTCGACCATATCGAGGGCCTCCTCAGGGACGGCATGGACGCGCTCGATGCGTTCCTGTCCCATGCCTGGGCCGTGACGGTGACCGGCGCGCCGAAGCGCTGGGCGATGGAGTTCATCGAGAACCAGGAAAAGAGCCCGCGCTCCTGGTATGGCGGGGCCATCGGCATGGTGCATTTCAACGGCGACCTCAACACCGGCCTGACGCTTCGCACCATCCGCATCAAGAACGGCATTGCCGAAATCCGCGCCGGCGCGACCCTGCTCTACGATTCCGTGCCGGAGGACGAGGAGCGGGAGACGGAACTGAAGGCGGAAGCCATGCGCGCGGCCGTGCGTGAAGCCGCCAAGGCTGGCACGGCGGCAACGGCGGAGGCGCGGAAACCCGTCGGTGACGGGGTGACGATCCTCCTCGTCGACCACGAGGATTCGTTCGTCCATACGCTCGCCAACTATTTCCGCCAGACCGGCGCAAAGGTCGTCACCCTGCGCTCGCCGGTCGACGACGCGGCGTTCGAGGAGATCCAGCCGGACCTGGTCGTGCTCTCGCCCGGCCCCGGCAGCCCGACCGACTTCAACTGCGCCGAGACCATCGGCCTTGCGCGCAAGCGGGAGCTTCCCGTCTTCGGCGTCTGCCTCGGCCTGCAGGCGCTTGCCGAGGCCTTCGGCGCAACGCTCGGCCAGCTCGCGATCCCGGTGCACGGCAAGCCGTCGGTGATCAAGCTCGCACCGCAAAGCACGCTCTTTGCCGGGCTCGGCGAGACGGCGACCGTCGGGCGCTACCACTCGCTCCACGCCGTGCGCGAAACCCTGCCGCCTGAGATCGATGTGACGGCCGTCACCGACGACGGCGTCGTCATGGCCATCGAGCACCGCGAGGCGCCGATCGCCGCCGTCCAGTTCCACCCGGAATCGATCATGACCCTGGAAGGCGACACCGGTTACCGGATCATCGAGAATGCGATCGGCGGGCTGGTGAAGCGGTAG
- a CDS encoding acyl-CoA thioesterase has translation MSKPIEAPSPSEVPGKTAAKRGWVFPDAVKDIETIPATPAAPFRYVRSIAWADCDPAQIAYTGNIPSWCLEALEAWYKAVLGANWYELNLDHGLGTPFVHLENDFKSPVTPRHELELIVRVSRLGSRSLAHTIEGRQGGTLCFTGSYASAMVAAVEMKAISLPPMMHEAVERFVAAQDANGAGDARGAMEPKSA, from the coding sequence ATGTCGAAACCTATTGAGGCCCCGTCACCTAGTGAGGTGCCGGGCAAGACGGCGGCAAAGCGCGGCTGGGTGTTTCCCGATGCCGTCAAGGATATCGAGACGATCCCGGCAACGCCCGCGGCGCCGTTCCGCTATGTGCGCAGCATCGCCTGGGCCGATTGCGACCCGGCGCAGATCGCCTATACCGGCAACATCCCGAGCTGGTGCCTGGAAGCCCTTGAGGCCTGGTACAAGGCCGTGCTCGGCGCCAACTGGTACGAGCTCAACCTCGACCACGGGCTCGGCACGCCCTTCGTGCATCTGGAAAACGACTTCAAGTCCCCGGTGACGCCGCGGCACGAGCTGGAACTTATCGTCCGGGTCAGCCGGCTCGGCTCGCGCTCGCTCGCCCACACCATCGAGGGCCGCCAGGGCGGCACGCTCTGCTTCACCGGGTCCTACGCCAGCGCCATGGTCGCAGCGGTGGAGATGAAGGCGATCTCCCTGCCGCCGATGATGCACGAGGCGGTGGAGCGGTTCGTCGCCGCCCAGGACGCCAACGGCGCCGGCGATGCCCGGGGCGCAATGGAACCGAAAAGCGCGTAG
- a CDS encoding AtzE family amidohydrolase, which produces MHIDPLYGTVEEIAEAVRLNEVSAEDMATLALQAVDAINPRLAAFTDVTTDRALAEATEVDAMLARGEALPPLAGVPVAVKNLYDVAGVTTRAGSKINRDNPPADVDAALVARLKKAGALLIGTLNMDEYAFGFTGENAHDGACRNPHATDHMTGGSSAGAGAAIAAAMVAATLGTDTNGSIRVPASFCGVFGLKPTYGALSRAGVVPLSSSLDHTGPLARSARDLALLFDVLRDAPMTAPGPSPTMRELDKGADGLRIAVAGGWFREKGFPEARAAVETVAKALDVSDEVELPEAGRARAAAYVLTAAEGGAYHLERLRERAADFDPDTRDRFLAGALTPSAWVTEAQRFRRWFRDRVSALFETHDVILAPATPCHAPKIGQKTFVLDGEEVPTRPNIGLYTQPISFIGLPVVAVPVWLDGARLPIGVQVIAAPGREDLALRVAAQLEEDGIASAPVASII; this is translated from the coding sequence ATGCATATCGATCCGCTCTACGGAACCGTCGAAGAGATCGCCGAGGCCGTGCGCCTCAACGAGGTCAGTGCCGAGGACATGGCGACCCTTGCCCTGCAGGCGGTCGACGCCATCAATCCGCGCCTTGCCGCCTTCACCGACGTCACCACCGACCGGGCGCTCGCCGAGGCGACCGAGGTCGACGCCATGCTCGCCCGCGGCGAGGCGCTGCCGCCGCTGGCCGGCGTGCCGGTCGCGGTCAAGAACCTTTATGACGTCGCCGGGGTGACGACCCGTGCCGGCTCAAAGATCAACCGCGACAACCCGCCGGCCGACGTGGATGCGGCGCTGGTCGCGCGCCTGAAGAAGGCCGGGGCGCTGCTGATCGGCACCCTCAACATGGACGAATACGCCTTCGGCTTCACCGGCGAGAACGCCCATGACGGCGCCTGCCGCAATCCGCACGCGACCGACCACATGACCGGCGGTTCCTCCGCCGGCGCGGGCGCGGCGATCGCCGCGGCGATGGTCGCGGCAACGCTCGGCACCGACACCAACGGCTCGATCCGCGTGCCGGCGTCCTTCTGCGGCGTTTTCGGGCTGAAGCCGACCTACGGGGCGCTGTCGCGCGCCGGCGTCGTGCCGCTGTCCTCAAGCCTCGACCATACCGGCCCGCTCGCCCGCTCCGCCCGCGACCTGGCGCTCCTCTTCGACGTCCTGCGCGATGCGCCGATGACCGCTCCGGGGCCGTCGCCGACCATGCGCGAGCTGGACAAGGGCGCCGACGGCCTCAGGATCGCCGTTGCCGGCGGCTGGTTCCGCGAAAAGGGTTTTCCGGAAGCCCGCGCGGCTGTTGAAACGGTCGCTAAGGCGCTCGATGTGTCCGACGAGGTCGAGCTGCCGGAGGCGGGACGGGCCCGCGCCGCGGCCTATGTGCTGACGGCGGCCGAGGGTGGCGCCTACCATCTGGAGCGGCTGCGCGAACGGGCGGCGGACTTCGACCCCGACACCCGCGACCGCTTCCTTGCCGGCGCGCTCACGCCGAGCGCCTGGGTCACCGAGGCGCAGCGCTTCCGGCGCTGGTTCCGCGACCGGGTTTCGGCGCTGTTCGAGACCCACGACGTCATCCTGGCCCCGGCAACACCCTGCCACGCGCCGAAGATCGGCCAGAAGACCTTCGTGCTCGACGGCGAAGAGGTGCCGACCCGCCCGAATATCGGCCTCTACACCCAGCCGATCTCCTTCATCGGCCTGCCGGTGGTCGCCGTGCCGGTGTGGCTGGACGGCGCGCGCCTGCCGATCGGCGTGCAGGTCATCGCCGCGCCCGGCCGCGAGGACCTGGCGCTGCGCGTCGCCGCGCAGCTTGAGGAGGACGGCATCGCCAGCGCGCCGGTCGCCTCGATCATCTGA